From Streptomyces durmitorensis, a single genomic window includes:
- a CDS encoding HEAT repeat domain-containing protein, translated as MTTEHQVSFFLRELETGDTWRRAAAAKGLGRLGGTEHAAVLVRAAADPAPEVREGAAVGLGRLGVPEAGAKALPALMDDDDPWVRRRASLASIRLELRDREVVDAYGRLLGDPDHHLRINALEALRELGVPGDVPALIRLLGDPAHGVWGRARAMVFMFEKDPDVEAELVRTAQWGADAARVHALWMLPDQHADRLLPSLLRDLTDAPSTEVRCAVAFRLARVDRPETQDALFAVLEADRDPEMARQLLFQLGRSGDERLLGPASRWLSDELAGPSAATALGYVGGRPATRLLRALLTDPTTSAPTLAAAARAYGDMGRWDAVWLLVPLLGHSAPGVYEGALRGLDAMADTGFRPWERAAVARALVARLGVDATLVGVAERVLTGLAEALPGLRELVDRTTSPLVRAAALSLLDPHNAMDTGTPHDLPLFVRHLDDVDMWVRQAAVEGIAHWAEVTGTLPPGEERLRDQLTALDSDPSDSVRGAAAEALRALDGCRNN; from the coding sequence ATGACGACAGAACATCAGGTCTCCTTCTTCTTGAGGGAGTTGGAGACGGGCGACACCTGGCGGCGGGCAGCGGCGGCGAAGGGGCTCGGCAGACTCGGCGGCACCGAGCACGCCGCGGTGCTCGTCCGGGCAGCCGCCGACCCCGCGCCCGAGGTGCGGGAAGGCGCGGCAGTGGGCCTCGGCAGGCTGGGGGTCCCCGAGGCCGGGGCGAAGGCCCTGCCCGCGCTGATGGACGACGACGATCCGTGGGTGCGCAGGCGGGCCTCTCTGGCGTCGATCCGGCTCGAGCTGCGTGATCGCGAGGTCGTGGACGCCTACGGGCGACTGCTCGGCGATCCTGACCACCACCTGCGGATCAACGCCTTGGAGGCATTGCGGGAGCTGGGCGTACCCGGTGATGTTCCCGCGCTCATCCGGCTGTTGGGTGATCCGGCCCACGGCGTCTGGGGTCGGGCGCGGGCCATGGTCTTCATGTTCGAGAAGGACCCGGACGTCGAGGCGGAGCTGGTCCGTACGGCCCAGTGGGGCGCGGACGCCGCCCGCGTGCACGCCCTGTGGATGTTGCCGGACCAGCACGCCGACCGGCTGTTGCCGTCGCTGCTGAGAGATCTGACCGACGCCCCTTCCACCGAGGTGCGCTGCGCCGTGGCTTTCCGACTGGCGCGCGTGGACCGCCCAGAGACGCAGGACGCGTTGTTCGCGGTTCTGGAGGCGGATCGGGACCCGGAGATGGCGAGACAACTGCTGTTCCAGCTCGGGAGATCGGGTGACGAACGGCTGCTGGGTCCGGCCTCGCGCTGGCTGAGCGACGAGCTGGCGGGGCCATCGGCCGCCACTGCCCTGGGGTACGTCGGCGGCAGGCCCGCCACGAGGCTTCTGCGGGCTCTCCTCACCGACCCGACAACGTCCGCCCCCACGCTCGCGGCAGCAGCAAGGGCCTACGGCGATATGGGGAGATGGGACGCCGTGTGGCTGCTGGTACCCCTGCTGGGCCATTCAGCGCCCGGGGTGTACGAAGGTGCGCTGCGCGGGCTGGACGCCATGGCGGACACGGGGTTCAGGCCGTGGGAACGCGCGGCGGTCGCCCGGGCGCTGGTGGCCCGTCTCGGCGTCGACGCCACTCTGGTCGGGGTCGCGGAGAGGGTCCTCACGGGCCTGGCGGAAGCCCTGCCCGGTCTGCGGGAACTGGTGGACCGGACCACCTCCCCCCTTGTCCGAGCCGCCGCACTGTCGCTCCTGGACCCGCACAATGCGATGGACACGGGCACCCCGCACGATCTGCCGCTCTTCGTGCGGCACTTGGACGACGTGGATATGTGGGTGCGCCAGGCCGCCGTGGAGGGGATCGCCCACTGGGCGGAGGTGACGGGCACGCTCCCTCCGGGCGAGGAGCGGCTGCGCGACCAGCTCACCGCCCTGGACTCAGACCCGTCCGATTCCGTACGCGGGGCAGCGGCCGAAGCGCTGCGTGCCCTGGACGGCTGCCGGAACAACTGA
- a CDS encoding AraC family transcriptional regulator: protein MDVLAEVLRVSGARGALGVMLKAGGTWGLWLDSFPGAALHVVSRGTLWLHVPGEKPLQVQAGDAVLVSPGTAHGIAGGASVTMGSCDREAAARSFGDGRALRLGSAPVQTEVIVLHYEQDPEVRTPVLTSLARPMHVTARENAQLRRTVELLAAEIAQPQIGTTAAINSIVDLLLVQFVRAWLARHPQEQSGSWLGAMRDPVVRDALACVHAQPGHPWTTETLAAATRVSRATLSRRFRSALGQTPGAYVTQWRIDLASVRLRDTDEPVESISGAVGYSSPHAFSRAFRRARGTAPGEYRSRLRK, encoded by the coding sequence ATGGATGTGCTGGCGGAGGTGCTGCGTGTTTCGGGTGCGCGAGGGGCGCTCGGGGTCATGCTGAAGGCCGGAGGAACCTGGGGCCTGTGGCTGGACTCCTTTCCAGGAGCAGCACTGCACGTGGTGTCCCGCGGCACCTTGTGGCTCCACGTCCCAGGCGAGAAACCTCTGCAGGTGCAGGCCGGAGACGCCGTCCTGGTGTCGCCGGGCACCGCACACGGGATAGCCGGAGGCGCCAGCGTGACGATGGGTTCCTGCGACCGTGAGGCGGCGGCCCGGTCTTTCGGCGACGGCCGGGCCCTGCGTCTGGGCTCGGCGCCGGTGCAGACGGAAGTGATCGTGCTGCACTACGAGCAGGATCCGGAGGTGCGCACACCGGTACTCACCTCCCTCGCTCGGCCGATGCATGTCACAGCCCGGGAGAACGCGCAGCTCAGAAGGACCGTCGAACTTCTCGCAGCGGAGATCGCACAGCCGCAGATCGGCACCACTGCCGCGATCAACAGCATCGTCGACCTTCTGCTCGTCCAGTTCGTACGCGCCTGGCTGGCCCGCCACCCGCAGGAGCAGTCCGGCTCATGGCTGGGAGCGATGCGTGATCCGGTCGTGCGCGACGCTCTGGCATGTGTCCACGCCCAACCGGGACACCCCTGGACCACGGAGACCCTGGCCGCCGCGACGCGCGTCTCCCGGGCGACGCTGTCCAGGCGTTTCCGGTCCGCCCTCGGGCAGACGCCGGGCGCGTACGTGACGCAGTGGCGCATCGACCTGGCGTCCGTCCGGCTCCGCGACACCGACGAGCCGGTCGAGTCGATCTCCGGCGCAGTCGGCTACAGCTCTCCGCACGCTTTCAGCCGTGCCTTCCGACGTGCCCGAGGCACGGCCCCGGGCGAGTACCGTTCTCGGCTTCGCAAGTGA
- a CDS encoding zinc-binding dehydrogenase yields MRALVVDHSEAGPVRFADVDEPVPSAGEALVEIRHICLNFGELNYVHQWPAGAVHGHDAAGVVVRAASDGSGPPEGTRVAVGMAPHAWAERVAVSPASLGTVPEGVDLADAAALGIAGVTALRVLRKRSLLARNVLITGASGGVGHFAVQLAALAGARVTALVGSPERAAGLRELGADRVLTDLAGTGERFDLVLDTVGGPLTAQAWSSLAEGGTIHVVGYSSGQETTFPSGALFGFGEPRSIATYGDMTPTSRELTDLLGLMAAGRLSAPVGRRGSWQDVDDAVQALFARKVHGKVVLDVA; encoded by the coding sequence ATGCGCGCCCTTGTGGTCGATCACAGTGAGGCCGGACCCGTCCGGTTCGCCGATGTCGATGAGCCCGTACCGTCCGCCGGTGAGGCGTTGGTGGAGATACGTCATATCTGTCTCAACTTCGGAGAGCTGAACTACGTGCACCAGTGGCCGGCTGGCGCTGTGCACGGTCACGACGCGGCCGGCGTCGTGGTGCGCGCCGCATCCGACGGCTCGGGGCCGCCCGAAGGTACGCGCGTCGCTGTGGGAATGGCTCCCCACGCGTGGGCGGAGCGGGTGGCAGTCAGCCCCGCCTCGCTCGGCACCGTCCCCGAGGGCGTGGACCTGGCCGACGCCGCCGCGTTGGGAATCGCGGGAGTCACCGCGCTGCGGGTGCTGCGCAAGCGTTCTCTGCTGGCGCGCAACGTTCTGATCACCGGCGCCAGCGGGGGAGTGGGGCACTTCGCCGTCCAGTTGGCGGCGCTGGCGGGCGCGCGGGTGACGGCGCTCGTCGGTTCGCCGGAGCGGGCGGCCGGACTGCGTGAACTCGGCGCCGACAGGGTCCTGACCGACCTGGCCGGGACCGGTGAGCGGTTCGACCTCGTCCTGGACACGGTCGGCGGGCCGCTGACGGCCCAGGCGTGGAGTTCTCTCGCCGAGGGCGGCACCATCCACGTGGTTGGTTACTCCTCGGGGCAGGAAACCACGTTCCCGTCAGGGGCCTTGTTCGGCTTCGGTGAGCCCCGCAGCATCGCCACGTACGGCGATATGACGCCGACCAGCAGGGAGTTGACGGACCTGCTGGGTCTCATGGCCGCCGGGAGGCTCTCGGCACCGGTCGGACGGCGAGGCAGCTGGCAGGACGTGGACGACGCCGTCCAGGCGCTGTTCGCGCGGAAGGTGCACGGAAAGGTCGTTCTTGACGTGGCCTGA
- a CDS encoding DUF6233 domain-containing protein, producing the protein MAGKRPRGITKEQARRALYEQVDACPQGQPDTELDVLGCRSSQPRHHLPARHAPTVHGRRRRPRGSQQSLRYM; encoded by the coding sequence ATGGCAGGCAAGCGGCCACGCGGCATTACCAAGGAGCAGGCGCGCCGCGCCCTGTACGAACAGGTCGACGCCTGCCCGCAGGGCCAGCCCGACACCGAGCTCGACGTGCTCGGCTGCCGGTCCTCTCAGCCCCGGCACCATCTCCCGGCGCGCCACGCACCCACGGTCCACGGCCGGCGACGGCGTCCGCGAGGATCGCAGCAAAGTCTCCGTTATATGTAG
- a CDS encoding DinB family protein — protein sequence MTRSERIADQLNRHWEKNLRPRLHGLADEEYFWEPVRGCWSIRPRGTSAAPMSQGLGEWTMDFAWPGPVPAPVTTIAWRLAHVIVSVLGYRVGWHFGGEDVESETFAYAGTADEALKQLDEMYGRWNAGVRELSDADLENPPEVGPEQFPMEGIVLHVNRELIHHGAEISLLRDLYHWQDGAEPRRI from the coding sequence ATGACAAGAAGTGAGCGCATTGCGGACCAGCTAAACCGGCACTGGGAAAAGAACCTGCGACCGCGGCTGCATGGTCTTGCCGACGAGGAGTACTTCTGGGAGCCGGTGCGTGGCTGCTGGAGCATCCGCCCACGTGGCACGTCGGCCGCACCGATGTCGCAAGGTTTGGGGGAATGGACGATGGACTTCGCGTGGCCCGGTCCGGTGCCGGCGCCGGTGACCACGATCGCCTGGCGGCTGGCGCACGTCATTGTCTCCGTCCTGGGCTATCGGGTCGGATGGCACTTCGGCGGCGAGGACGTCGAATCCGAGACATTCGCCTACGCGGGGACCGCTGACGAGGCGCTGAAACAGCTCGATGAGATGTATGGAAGATGGAACGCGGGGGTCCGGGAGCTCTCGGACGCTGACCTGGAGAATCCGCCCGAGGTGGGTCCCGAGCAGTTCCCCATGGAGGGCATCGTCCTGCACGTCAACAGGGAGCTGATCCATCACGGCGCCGAGATCTCCCTGCTGCGCGACCTCTACCACTGGCAGGACGGAGCCGAACCGCGCCGAATATGA
- the fabV gene encoding enoyl-[acyl-carrier-protein] reductase FabV produces MSERVIAPKSRGFLFLDSHPGGCRQLVDEMWQAVPDPVTVGSEGPVALVIGSSAGYGLAATIAGLARVGIRGIGVCFEKAPARRTGTAGWYRTAATARLAQQHRRDMVFLNGDAFSDAMKEQVADLIAERFAGRLDFLIYSVAAPRRTDPDTGNVYASVLKPVGSPHTTKTLVFDESGSPEVKEVTTAPADGDDIDQTVAVMGGTDWERWITFLADRSLLADGFATAALSYIGSPLTAAIYREGTIGAAKSHLEATARTLNERLNKSLGGRAVTSVNAAAVTQSSTAIPGIALYVGLLRGVLGDAMVTPIGQLVELWDQLTGARPLDLDDEGRIRLDTWELDPAVQNAVTERWNTATSDTITELADVDWFSDEVRRLYGFSVPGIDYTVAAEPNIPWPRPTI; encoded by the coding sequence GTGAGCGAACGCGTCATTGCGCCCAAGAGCCGGGGCTTCCTTTTCCTCGACTCCCATCCTGGCGGCTGCCGACAGCTGGTGGACGAGATGTGGCAAGCCGTCCCCGACCCAGTCACCGTCGGGAGCGAAGGGCCGGTGGCTCTGGTCATCGGCTCCTCCGCCGGGTACGGCCTCGCCGCCACGATCGCTGGCCTGGCCCGGGTCGGTATCCGTGGCATCGGCGTGTGCTTCGAGAAGGCTCCCGCGCGACGCACCGGCACAGCCGGCTGGTATCGCACCGCCGCCACGGCCCGACTCGCCCAACAGCACAGGCGGGACATGGTCTTCCTCAACGGCGATGCCTTCAGCGATGCCATGAAGGAGCAGGTTGCCGACCTGATCGCCGAGCGGTTCGCAGGACGCCTCGACTTCCTGATCTACTCGGTGGCCGCGCCGCGCCGCACCGACCCGGACACCGGCAACGTATATGCCTCGGTCCTCAAACCGGTCGGCTCGCCGCACACCACCAAGACCCTCGTCTTCGACGAATCCGGTTCCCCGGAGGTCAAGGAGGTCACCACCGCGCCGGCCGACGGCGACGACATCGATCAGACCGTCGCGGTCATGGGCGGCACCGACTGGGAACGGTGGATCACCTTCCTGGCCGACCGGTCCCTGCTCGCCGACGGCTTCGCCACCGCCGCCCTGTCCTACATCGGCTCGCCGCTCACCGCAGCGATCTACCGAGAGGGCACCATCGGCGCCGCCAAGTCCCATCTCGAAGCCACCGCACGCACGTTGAACGAGCGTCTCAACAAGAGCCTGGGCGGCAGGGCCGTCACCTCGGTCAACGCCGCTGCCGTCACCCAGTCCTCCACCGCCATCCCCGGCATCGCCCTGTACGTCGGACTGCTGCGCGGCGTCCTCGGCGACGCGATGGTGACCCCGATCGGCCAACTGGTCGAGCTGTGGGACCAGCTGACCGGCGCCCGCCCCCTCGACCTCGACGACGAAGGACGCATCCGCCTCGACACCTGGGAACTCGACCCCGCCGTGCAGAATGCCGTCACCGAACGCTGGAACACCGCCACCAGCGACACCATCACCGAACTCGCCGACGTCGACTGGTTCAGCGACGAAGTCCGACGGCTGTATGGCTTCTCAGTCCCCGGCATCGACTACACCGTCGCCGCCGAACCCAACATCCCCTGGCCCCGCCCCACCATCTGA
- the snpA gene encoding snapalysin gives MNRSRTSLLAILGAAALVSSLAVAPAAFAAPTPDTAKSASTKATSAYAGSAEDEAANRQFFDAVMKSALKKQAAQPGIQVVTVRYRTTRAPSFRSQISQSTQIWNSSVSNVKLQESSSGADFEYREGNDSRGSYASTDGRGHGYIFLDYRQNQQYNSTRVTAHETGHVLGLPDHYSGPCSELMSGGGPGTSCTNAYPNAQERQRVNSLWARGIAALQDKGELTKIR, from the coding sequence GTGAACAGATCCCGCACCAGCCTCCTCGCCATCCTCGGCGCCGCCGCTCTGGTCAGCTCGCTCGCCGTCGCCCCCGCGGCGTTCGCGGCGCCCACGCCCGACACGGCCAAGTCCGCCTCCACGAAGGCCACATCGGCGTACGCAGGATCCGCCGAGGACGAGGCCGCCAACCGGCAGTTCTTCGACGCCGTCATGAAGTCGGCGCTGAAGAAGCAGGCGGCGCAGCCGGGCATCCAGGTCGTCACCGTTCGCTACCGCACGACCCGTGCGCCGAGCTTCCGCAGCCAGATATCGCAGAGCACGCAGATCTGGAACTCCTCCGTCAGCAACGTGAAGCTCCAGGAGTCCAGCTCGGGCGCCGACTTCGAGTACCGCGAGGGCAACGACTCGCGCGGCTCGTACGCCTCCACCGACGGGCGCGGCCACGGCTACATCTTCCTGGACTACCGGCAGAACCAGCAGTACAACTCCACCCGGGTGACGGCTCACGAGACGGGCCACGTGCTCGGTCTGCCCGACCACTACTCGGGCCCGTGCAGCGAGCTGATGTCCGGCGGCGGTCCCGGCACGTCCTGCACCAACGCCTACCCGAACGCGCAGGAGCGCCAGCGCGTCAACAGCCTCTGGGCCAGGGGGATCGCCGCCCTCCAGGACAAGGGCGAGCTGACGAAGATCCGCTGA
- a CDS encoding vWA domain-containing protein — protein sequence MSANRIQHKVNHVALVVDCSGSMRPHQSQLVRVVDEFVAGLKAESDSLGHETRISLYSFDHRVENLVWDMDVKHLPSMRGLYRVNNGATALIEASLKSLEDLGHIWEEYGEHSFLQIVVTDGEENASGGDRRHDGDMTILGPWLDRITARMGGLADHWTSAILVPNSLAKRTAQNYGFPAGNIAIWDADSQEGVEEAIGTVRAAATSFLRAREQGVRGTKNLFAVGQDISVDQVRAQLEPVPAATYRLLKVDQEIEIRPFVDSHPGVTYQRGACFYQLGARAQVQPDKEVIVVEKDTDRAYTGDAARTLLFGSGIRTTVSVKAGNNPKLEVYVQSRSVNRKLKPNTRLLIML from the coding sequence ATGTCTGCCAACAGGATCCAGCACAAGGTGAATCACGTCGCGCTGGTAGTGGACTGTTCGGGATCCATGCGTCCCCATCAGAGTCAGCTCGTGCGCGTGGTGGACGAGTTCGTGGCAGGGCTGAAGGCCGAGTCGGACAGCCTGGGCCACGAGACCCGCATCAGTCTCTACTCCTTCGACCACCGGGTGGAGAACCTGGTGTGGGACATGGACGTGAAGCATCTGCCGTCCATGCGAGGTCTCTACCGGGTCAACAACGGTGCCACGGCGCTCATCGAGGCTTCGCTGAAGTCTCTGGAGGACCTGGGGCACATCTGGGAGGAATACGGTGAGCACAGCTTCCTCCAGATCGTGGTGACCGATGGCGAGGAGAACGCTTCCGGGGGTGACAGGCGGCACGACGGCGACATGACGATCCTCGGCCCCTGGCTCGACAGGATCACGGCGAGGATGGGCGGGCTTGCCGATCACTGGACGTCCGCGATCCTGGTTCCCAACTCCCTGGCCAAACGGACCGCCCAGAACTACGGCTTCCCCGCCGGAAACATCGCCATCTGGGATGCGGATTCCCAGGAAGGCGTCGAAGAGGCCATCGGCACCGTGCGCGCTGCTGCCACCAGCTTCCTGCGGGCCCGTGAGCAGGGCGTACGCGGCACGAAGAACCTGTTCGCCGTCGGCCAGGACATATCGGTAGATCAGGTGCGGGCGCAGCTCGAGCCGGTGCCGGCTGCCACGTACCGGCTCCTGAAAGTCGACCAGGAGATCGAGATCCGCCCGTTCGTCGATTCACACCCCGGCGTGACCTACCAACGCGGTGCGTGTTTCTACCAGCTGGGCGCCCGGGCCCAGGTCCAGCCGGACAAGGAGGTCATCGTGGTCGAGAAGGACACCGACCGCGCCTACACCGGCGACGCGGCCCGCACTCTCCTGTTCGGATCAGGCATCCGGACAACCGTCTCGGTGAAGGCGGGGAACAACCCCAAGCTGGAGGTCTACGTGCAGAGCCGTTCGGTGAACAGGAAACTCAAGCCGAACACGCGTCTGCTCATCATGCTCTGA
- a CDS encoding phospholipase, with protein MRPRLTALAVSTACLTLGLGVAAAPAHAVPADKPQVLSQWTQTDAGSYNAWVSANGNQGAWSAYQFNWSTDYCSSSPDNPLGFPFKTACARHDFGYRNYKEAGTFNANKARIDSAFYEDLKRVCARYTGATKTTCNGTAWTYYQAVDKLGFSGVVGDRTTA; from the coding sequence ATGCGCCCTCGACTGACCGCTCTCGCCGTGAGCACGGCCTGCCTCACTCTGGGATTAGGAGTGGCCGCCGCCCCTGCGCACGCCGTGCCCGCCGACAAGCCGCAAGTGCTCAGCCAATGGACCCAGACCGACGCGGGCAGTTACAACGCCTGGGTGTCGGCCAACGGGAACCAAGGAGCCTGGAGCGCGTACCAGTTCAACTGGTCCACCGACTACTGCTCCAGCTCGCCCGACAACCCCCTCGGCTTCCCCTTCAAGACAGCCTGCGCCCGACACGACTTCGGGTACCGCAACTACAAGGAAGCGGGCACCTTCAACGCCAACAAAGCCCGCATCGACAGCGCCTTCTACGAAGACCTGAAGAGAGTGTGCGCGAGATACACCGGCGCGACCAAGACCACGTGCAATGGGACGGCCTGGACCTACTACCAGGCCGTCGACAAGCTCGGCTTCTCCGGTGTGGTGGGCGACAGGACCACCGCCTGA
- a CDS encoding DinB family protein, which produces MNTELRGDLRPPSLNADEKTTLLSFLNYLREAVAAKASGASDKAIRTAGVSSGTSILGLIKHLTAVELNWFAWAYAGADVEQWDDESPPADNETTESLLAAYDQAIGRCNEIIHACDDLDRPGARSLRETPPPTMRWVLVHMIEETARHAGHADILREQMDGSVGR; this is translated from the coding sequence ATGAATACCGAGCTGCGTGGCGATCTGCGACCGCCGAGTCTCAACGCCGATGAGAAGACGACGCTGTTGTCCTTCCTCAACTATCTGAGGGAAGCGGTCGCAGCCAAGGCGTCGGGTGCATCCGACAAGGCAATCAGGACAGCTGGGGTGTCATCAGGGACCAGCATCCTCGGCCTCATCAAGCATCTGACCGCAGTTGAGCTCAATTGGTTTGCTTGGGCCTATGCCGGCGCTGACGTCGAGCAATGGGACGACGAGTCCCCACCTGCCGACAACGAGACAACTGAGAGCCTGCTCGCGGCTTACGATCAGGCGATCGGGAGGTGCAATGAGATCATCCACGCCTGCGACGACTTGGATCGGCCAGGCGCCCGTTCGCTCCGCGAGACGCCTCCGCCGACGATGCGCTGGGTCTTGGTGCACATGATCGAGGAGACTGCTCGGCACGCCGGCCACGCCGACATCCTCCGAGAGCAGATGGACGGTTCGGTCGGCCGGTGA
- a CDS encoding LysR family transcriptional regulator, translating into MSNFTLHELQCFDAVVLGGGFQAAAERLHRSHPSVFAAVAKLERQLGLDLLDRSGYRVRLTEAGHAFHRKVRFLLHEAGELQTFAAQLAMGEEAELRVVLGDLCPLPPVLEMFSGFFAQCPQTRLHLQFETVTGPWERLLEDEADLMVHRVPQSDVRMESIDLGRVALVPVVAPGFLPFPPDSDITPQRMQAFTQCVVRDSARHPSEPGHFLVDGASQCSVPDHLMKKELILHGMAWGHVPRFMIETELRDGQLISIAGRHFPGVVEELSAARRRDRPHGPVADRLWGFLEGRAPVLRPALGRVPGAGKPPEHSPRS; encoded by the coding sequence ATGTCGAACTTCACGCTCCATGAGTTGCAGTGCTTTGACGCGGTGGTGCTCGGCGGCGGCTTCCAGGCTGCGGCCGAGCGGCTGCACCGCTCGCACCCTTCTGTGTTCGCGGCAGTCGCCAAGCTGGAGCGCCAGCTGGGTCTGGACCTGCTGGACCGCTCGGGCTACCGGGTCCGGCTCACCGAGGCGGGGCACGCCTTCCACCGCAAGGTGCGCTTCCTGCTGCACGAGGCCGGGGAACTTCAGACCTTTGCCGCGCAGTTGGCGATGGGCGAAGAGGCCGAACTGCGCGTGGTGCTCGGGGACCTGTGCCCGCTTCCGCCGGTCCTGGAGATGTTCAGCGGCTTCTTCGCGCAGTGCCCGCAGACACGACTGCACCTGCAGTTCGAGACGGTCACAGGCCCCTGGGAGCGGCTCCTGGAGGACGAAGCCGACCTCATGGTGCACCGCGTCCCCCAGAGCGACGTGCGGATGGAGTCGATCGATCTGGGCCGCGTCGCGCTGGTGCCCGTCGTGGCGCCGGGTTTCCTGCCTTTTCCACCGGACAGCGACATCACACCGCAGCGGATGCAGGCCTTCACCCAGTGCGTGGTCCGGGATTCGGCGCGCCATCCGTCCGAACCGGGCCATTTCCTGGTCGACGGCGCGTCCCAGTGCTCCGTTCCTGACCACCTCATGAAGAAGGAGCTGATCTTGCACGGCATGGCGTGGGGGCACGTGCCGCGGTTCATGATCGAGACCGAGTTGCGTGACGGACAGCTGATTTCCATCGCCGGGCGGCACTTTCCCGGTGTGGTCGAGGAACTCTCGGCGGCGCGACGGCGCGACCGGCCGCACGGGCCGGTCGCCGACCGGCTGTGGGGCTTCCTGGAGGGCCGTGCGCCGGTTCTGCGGCCGGCGCTGGGCCGTGTGCCCGGGGCGGGGAAGCCGCCGGAACATTCACCCCGGAGCTGA
- the pcaD gene encoding 3-oxoadipate enol-lactonase: MTSQTLAAVTTGDGVRIAYRFDGDQNKPVLLLSNSIGTDLHMWDGQVPALTEHFRLLRYDARGHGASDVPEGAYSLDRLGRDVVELLDALDLQRVHVLGLSLGGIVAQWLGIHVPERVDRLVLSNTAAHLGPADQWDQPIAELLQAPDMRATAEMFLHNWFPASMLQGDNEIVEGFRRTLLATQRQGVAGSWAAVRDYDLRRTATLIPNPTLVIAGEHDTVTSADHGRQLAATVPGARFTLLPTVHMANIEGQTQFLNTVVAFLTEQS, encoded by the coding sequence ATGACTTCCCAGACCCTTGCCGCCGTCACCACCGGCGACGGCGTCCGCATCGCCTACCGCTTCGACGGTGACCAGAACAAGCCGGTACTACTGCTCTCGAACTCCATCGGAACCGACCTGCACATGTGGGACGGCCAGGTGCCGGCTCTGACCGAGCACTTCCGGCTGCTGCGCTACGACGCACGCGGCCACGGCGCCTCCGACGTCCCCGAAGGCGCGTACTCCCTGGACCGGCTGGGGCGCGACGTGGTGGAGCTGCTGGACGCCCTGGACCTGCAGCGGGTGCACGTGCTGGGCCTGTCCCTGGGCGGCATCGTCGCGCAATGGCTGGGCATCCACGTTCCCGAACGCGTCGACCGCCTGGTTCTCTCCAACACCGCCGCCCACCTCGGCCCGGCCGATCAATGGGATCAGCCGATCGCCGAACTGCTGCAAGCCCCCGACATGCGGGCCACCGCGGAGATGTTCCTGCACAACTGGTTCCCGGCCAGCATGCTGCAAGGCGACAACGAGATCGTCGAGGGCTTCCGCCGCACCCTGCTCGCCACCCAACGCCAGGGCGTGGCCGGGAGCTGGGCTGCGGTACGCGACTACGACCTGCGCCGCACGGCCACACTCATCCCCAACCCGACACTGGTCATCGCAGGCGAACACGACACCGTCACCTCCGCCGACCACGGCAGACAACTCGCCGCGACTGTCCCCGGCGCGCGCTTCACCCTCCTGCCCACGGTGCACATGGCGAACATCGAAGGACAGACGCAGTTCCTCAACACCGTGGTCGCCTTCCTCACCGAACAGTCCTGA
- a CDS encoding alpha/beta fold hydrolase gives MTAADAPPIIFVHGTRLSAGQWSPQLAALREDFRVGAVDLPGHGARSAQPWSLNAATEIIASAVDSLDRGPALIVGHSLGGYASLEFARRCPEQLRGLVLAGASASTCGPWATPYRWAAGLVPRIPADRLTRWNDRLLRRLYPPEVVEATILSGYAFHTLPAAWGEVLGRFDAGAMRHVAAPVLILNGEKDTVFRSGEMDFARAHPHARIELIPRARHLANFDDPDAFTDAVRRFAWQLPVRS, from the coding sequence ATGACGGCAGCGGATGCACCGCCCATCATCTTCGTACACGGGACGCGGCTCAGTGCGGGACAGTGGAGCCCACAGCTCGCAGCACTCCGAGAGGACTTCCGGGTAGGCGCTGTTGACCTACCTGGCCACGGCGCCCGCTCTGCTCAACCCTGGAGTCTGAACGCGGCGACGGAGATCATCGCTTCCGCGGTGGACTCCCTCGACCGCGGGCCAGCTCTGATCGTCGGGCACTCACTCGGCGGATACGCCTCGCTGGAGTTCGCGCGGCGCTGCCCGGAACAGCTGCGGGGGCTGGTCCTGGCGGGGGCCAGCGCCTCAACTTGTGGTCCATGGGCAACGCCGTACCGGTGGGCCGCCGGGCTCGTCCCTCGCATACCGGCGGACCGGTTGACCCGGTGGAACGACCGGTTGCTGCGGCGGCTCTATCCTCCCGAGGTGGTGGAGGCGACCATCCTCTCTGGCTACGCCTTCCACACCCTGCCAGCAGCCTGGGGCGAGGTGCTGGGCCGCTTCGACGCGGGTGCGATGCGTCATGTGGCGGCTCCCGTGCTCATCCTGAACGGCGAGAAGGACACCGTCTTCCGGTCCGGCGAGATGGACTTCGCCCGCGCGCATCCGCACGCCCGCATCGAATTGATCCCGCGGGCAAGACATCTCGCGAACTTCGACGATCCAGACGCCTTCACCGATGCCGTCCGCCGCTTTGCCTGGCAGCTACCTGTTCGCAGCTGA